A region from the Methylocystis iwaonis genome encodes:
- a CDS encoding sugar kinase, with protein sequence MEALFLGHAYIDVTMLADEMPAGDEKMVARDYAVSFGGNAVTAGFACAKLGHDVHLLTTQARDWLGHMFSEMADAYGIRLHPRKVARSSLSFVLPNDGKRAILRARDDHYLQPFLRLDISSARVLHLDGHMADAAIHYAKAARERGVLVSLDGGAMRPRLEELIDFVDVAVVSKQLCKQMSFSESEMLAWLKSKGCRIAAVTVGEKGTFWCGEDGVPQHLPSLHVPSERVIDTSGAGDVFHGAYCASFLERPEAGWREHFEFARAASAHKVQHLGNEAGLPGREDVARALAEFSETAAAEAQV encoded by the coding sequence TTGGAAGCGCTTTTCCTCGGCCACGCCTATATCGACGTCACCATGCTCGCCGACGAGATGCCGGCCGGCGACGAGAAGATGGTCGCCCGCGACTATGCCGTGAGCTTCGGCGGCAACGCCGTCACCGCCGGCTTCGCCTGCGCCAAGCTCGGTCACGACGTGCATCTTCTCACGACGCAGGCGCGCGACTGGCTCGGCCATATGTTCTCCGAAATGGCCGACGCCTACGGAATCCGCCTGCATCCGCGCAAGGTGGCGCGCTCTTCGCTCTCTTTCGTGCTGCCCAACGACGGCAAGCGCGCCATTCTGCGCGCGCGCGACGATCACTATCTGCAGCCCTTCCTACGCCTCGATATTTCGAGCGCGCGCGTGCTGCATCTCGACGGCCATATGGCCGACGCCGCCATCCATTACGCCAAGGCGGCGCGCGAGCGCGGCGTGCTGGTCTCGCTCGACGGCGGCGCAATGCGTCCCCGCCTCGAGGAACTGATCGACTTCGTCGACGTCGCCGTGGTCTCGAAGCAGCTCTGCAAGCAGATGTCCTTCTCCGAATCGGAGATGCTCGCCTGGCTGAAATCCAAGGGCTGCCGAATCGCCGCCGTCACGGTGGGCGAGAAAGGCACCTTCTGGTGCGGCGAGGACGGCGTTCCGCAGCATTTGCCCTCCCTGCACGTGCCCTCCGAGCGGGTCATCGACACCTCGGGCGCCGGCGACGTCTTCCACGGCGCCTATTGCGCCTCTTTTCTGGAGCGCCCCGAGGCGGGCTGGCGCGAGCATTTCGAATTCGCGCGCGCAGCGTCGGCGCATAAGGTCCAGCATCTCGGCAATGAAGCCGGCCTGCCGGGCCGCGAGGACGTCGCGAGAGCGCTCGCAGAATTCAGCGAGACCGCGGCTGCGGAAGCCCAGGTCTGA
- a CDS encoding multicopper oxidase family protein, translating to MMALNFENHLPLGALDIVTTGQTSVWGCLTFTVEARNVKFIDAVDPKNPPDPKNVNAWCYIRSGSPQERAATLENYLGPVINVQRGQPLKTVWINKLPSMGAAKAGEARPLAMPPINPADMEIGNSIPQFKSMNYALGVVTHLHGGKVLPTSDGWPLHPASYEGNPFHMPSHRTYFYPNDQRATMLWFHDHSMDNTAQQVHAGLAGLYFIRDQSDAEIFHLIGGEAQEIPLVIQDRCFASKGPDGLEVDSTRIDYKKGVPLLKTLDRTARPEFLGDTIFVNGRPWPHVHADRKIYRLRVLNGSNARTYALTLADPTGTDNGKVWYGDRLTAIGNEAGLLGKSVSLQDKQYLLLAPGERLDLLVDFTGVKPEVNALILVNLALAGYKPGAPDDEPIFQFDGNSVMPPDSNKALAAIGAANQPNPDPYLPLANLLQFRFAAAGHVHGGGGHSEPSALDVCTLDKILRRHADDESFHWVPGASPELAPSPANAPIAHNRFVVLMNDTRKLAQNGENSPYTGDTPWRDTQIWELRPATAPSGDPTVFPVPFDAKLNDPTLQGAPAPAVPYQVARAFFFEPEEPMPPHAATHKDQLWGLATQNSNPAGFPPIYRYPHLYRINPAQGRQVIQPVEGTYERWYVANIGNDPTNLAGGAPDMHPFHLHLVSFVVTRRWALNSANQFVETTGNRPLDFDKVARHDTVRIQSNELVELLVHFPKGYTGHYPYHCHLVEHEDMGMMLHFDVQARQGA from the coding sequence ATGATGGCTCTGAATTTCGAAAACCATTTGCCGCTGGGAGCGCTCGACATCGTTACGACGGGGCAGACGAGCGTATGGGGCTGCCTCACCTTCACCGTCGAAGCGCGAAATGTGAAGTTCATCGACGCGGTCGATCCCAAAAACCCGCCCGACCCGAAGAATGTCAACGCGTGGTGCTATATTCGGAGCGGCTCGCCGCAGGAGCGGGCGGCGACGCTGGAAAACTATCTCGGCCCCGTGATCAACGTCCAGCGCGGTCAGCCGCTGAAGACGGTCTGGATCAACAAGCTGCCCTCCATGGGCGCGGCGAAAGCAGGCGAAGCGCGCCCGCTCGCCATGCCGCCGATCAATCCTGCCGACATGGAGATCGGAAATTCTATTCCGCAATTCAAGTCGATGAACTACGCGCTCGGCGTCGTCACCCATCTGCATGGCGGCAAGGTATTGCCGACCTCGGACGGCTGGCCGCTGCATCCGGCGAGCTACGAAGGCAATCCCTTCCACATGCCCTCGCATCGGACCTATTTCTACCCGAATGATCAGCGGGCCACGATGCTGTGGTTCCACGACCATTCGATGGACAACACGGCGCAGCAGGTTCACGCCGGCCTGGCCGGCCTCTATTTCATCCGCGACCAGTCCGACGCAGAGATTTTCCATCTGATCGGCGGCGAAGCGCAGGAAATCCCGCTCGTCATCCAGGACCGCTGCTTCGCATCGAAGGGTCCCGATGGCCTCGAAGTGGATTCCACACGGATCGACTATAAGAAGGGCGTGCCCCTCCTTAAGACCTTGGACCGCACCGCCCGGCCGGAGTTTCTCGGCGACACTATTTTTGTGAATGGGCGGCCGTGGCCGCATGTTCACGCCGATCGGAAGATTTATCGGCTGCGCGTGCTCAACGGCTCGAACGCCCGCACTTATGCGCTCACATTGGCCGATCCCACTGGAACGGACAATGGCAAGGTTTGGTACGGGGATCGGCTGACGGCGATCGGCAATGAAGCGGGCTTGCTCGGCAAAAGCGTCTCGCTGCAGGACAAGCAATATCTGCTGCTGGCGCCGGGCGAACGTCTCGACCTTTTGGTCGATTTCACGGGGGTGAAGCCCGAGGTCAACGCGCTCATCCTCGTCAATTTGGCGCTTGCGGGGTACAAGCCCGGCGCCCCGGACGACGAACCGATTTTCCAGTTTGACGGAAATTCGGTGATGCCGCCGGACAGCAACAAGGCGCTCGCCGCCATTGGCGCCGCCAATCAACCTAATCCGGACCCCTATCTTCCGCTCGCCAATTTGCTCCAGTTCCGCTTCGCTGCGGCCGGGCACGTCCACGGCGGCGGGGGCCACAGCGAGCCCTCGGCGCTCGACGTCTGCACATTGGACAAAATTCTGCGCCGCCACGCTGATGACGAGAGCTTCCATTGGGTCCCGGGCGCATCGCCAGAGCTCGCGCCGAGCCCGGCAAATGCGCCGATTGCTCACAATCGTTTCGTCGTCTTGATGAACGATACGCGCAAGCTCGCGCAAAATGGCGAAAACTCGCCTTACACGGGCGACACGCCCTGGCGCGATACGCAAATCTGGGAGCTTCGTCCGGCGACCGCGCCGTCAGGCGATCCTACCGTTTTCCCTGTGCCTTTCGACGCGAAGCTCAACGACCCGACGCTACAAGGCGCGCCGGCGCCTGCCGTACCCTATCAGGTGGCGCGGGCCTTCTTCTTCGAGCCAGAGGAGCCAATGCCGCCGCACGCGGCCACCCATAAGGATCAGCTCTGGGGGCTTGCGACGCAGAACAGCAATCCGGCGGGATTTCCGCCGATCTACCGCTATCCCCATCTCTATCGGATCAATCCGGCGCAGGGCCGTCAGGTGATCCAGCCGGTGGAGGGGACCTATGAGCGGTGGTACGTCGCGAATATCGGCAATGACCCGACGAACCTCGCCGGCGGCGCGCCGGACATGCACCCTTTCCACCTGCATCTGGTGAGTTTCGTGGTCACCCGGCGTTGGGCGCTGAACAGCGCGAACCAATTCGTGGAGACGACGGGAAACCGCCCGCTCGATTTCGACAAGGTCGCGCGCCACGATACTGTGCGCATCCAGTCGAATGAGCTCGTCGAGCTGCTGGTGCATTTCCCGAAGGGTTACACTGGCCACTACCCCTACCATTGCCACCTCGTCGAGCACGAGGACATGGGGATGATGCTGCATTTCGACGTCCAGGCCCGGCAAGGGGCCTGA
- a CDS encoding deoxyguanosinetriphosphate triphosphohydrolase, whose protein sequence is MPSIAGYGGNIGPNFRPFNDWSPTVALRQPLAPYACDATKSRGRLYAVAPSPTRSEFQRDRDRIIHSTAFRRLAHKTQVFVPLDGDHFRTRLTHTIEVGQIARAIARALGVDEDLAEAVALAHDLGHTPFGHAGEEALEACMKPYGGFDHNSQALRVVTLLERRYADYDGLDLTWEALEGIVKHNGPLAGPKALKPPSRYICEFDAGYPLELASFAGVEAQAAALADDIAYIGHDMDDGLRANLFTLEDIAGAVSFVAGLLEEIARKHPGLERGRVIHELVRRVITRFVEDAIRTAQARLEQHSPRSAEEVRGAGEAMVALSAAMRATERDIKRFLFANMYRHERVMGVWTRAEEAISRLFPAFFEQPSLMPAEWATLAAARDGAARAVVVADYIAGMTDRYALGEVKRLFG, encoded by the coding sequence ATGCCGTCGATTGCGGGCTATGGCGGCAACATAGGTCCGAACTTCCGGCCTTTCAATGACTGGAGCCCGACCGTGGCGCTGCGCCAGCCCCTCGCGCCCTATGCCTGCGACGCCACAAAGTCGCGCGGGCGCCTCTATGCCGTCGCGCCATCGCCGACGCGCAGCGAGTTTCAGCGCGACCGCGACCGCATCATCCATTCCACCGCCTTCCGGCGCCTCGCGCATAAGACTCAGGTTTTCGTGCCACTCGACGGCGACCATTTCCGCACGCGGCTGACCCATACGATCGAAGTGGGGCAGATCGCCCGCGCGATCGCCCGGGCGCTCGGGGTCGACGAGGACCTCGCCGAGGCGGTGGCGCTGGCGCATGATCTCGGCCACACGCCTTTCGGCCATGCCGGGGAGGAGGCGCTGGAAGCCTGCATGAAGCCCTATGGCGGCTTCGACCACAATTCCCAGGCGCTACGGGTCGTGACGTTGCTGGAGCGCCGTTACGCCGATTACGACGGGCTCGATCTCACCTGGGAGGCGCTCGAAGGCATTGTGAAGCACAATGGGCCGCTCGCCGGGCCCAAGGCGTTGAAGCCCCCGTCGCGCTATATTTGCGAATTCGACGCCGGCTATCCGCTGGAGCTCGCCTCCTTCGCGGGCGTTGAGGCGCAGGCGGCGGCGCTCGCCGACGACATCGCCTATATCGGCCACGACATGGACGACGGCCTGCGCGCCAATCTCTTCACGCTGGAGGACATTGCAGGAGCGGTGTCCTTCGTCGCCGGATTGCTGGAGGAAATCGCGCGCAAGCATCCCGGCCTCGAACGCGGCCGCGTCATCCATGAGCTGGTGCGCCGGGTGATCACGCGCTTCGTCGAGGATGCGATCAGGACGGCGCAGGCGCGTCTCGAGCAGCATTCTCCTCGCTCGGCCGAAGAGGTCCGCGGGGCAGGGGAGGCGATGGTCGCGCTTTCCGCCGCGATGCGCGCGACCGAGCGCGACATCAAGCGCTTCCTCTTCGCGAATATGTATCGGCACGAGCGGGTGATGGGCGTTTGGACCCGCGCGGAGGAGGCGATTTCCCGCCTTTTCCCGGCGTTTTTTGAGCAGCCGTCGCTCATGCCGGCCGAATGGGCGACGCTGGCCGCAGCGCGCGACGGCGCCGCGAGAGCGGTGGTGGTGGCGGATTACATCGCCGGGATGACCGACAGATATGCGCTGGGCGAGGTGAAACGGCTTTTCGGGTAA
- a CDS encoding SPOR domain-containing protein, translating to MRESSVRGPAIDLSEFERRMRAAETPQVAPPKTNPLSELARLMQGETAPADPLNKILPDPRAARAAPPPQPQQPQWDAPLRGSLDAAPAVQPEPRHYEEAHPHYAQQQGHEHQGHEHQGHEHQGQEHQGYEQHQGYDAHAYAHGQQPDQHYDAAYHGGAEGGWPDDAEYLDYGAEESPETARGGVGKYLRPWHAVAAISVIAVASIGWGFLHRGGAGGSKEIAVINAPEGPVKVKPSAETEQETASDNGAAVLDRKDSTPVKQVVTHQEQAIDPTVAPKAVTLGNGPVDAPHEPALGSQPHKVKTVTVRPDGSRVDEASVPPAVAKSANPVVVPLDPFQTKGATPKPETKTATTPAPKPKPAPKPAPKVAAVEPPADAGETAAAAPATTSGGYAVQFGAANTEEEARTLLKTVSAKYGVRPTFKPAKVGDKTVYRVRVAGVSKESANAICNKVKASGGNCFVAGN from the coding sequence ATGCGTGAATCGTCCGTTAGAGGCCCAGCGATCGACCTCTCGGAATTCGAGCGGCGCATGCGGGCGGCGGAGACGCCGCAGGTCGCCCCGCCGAAGACCAACCCTCTGAGCGAGCTCGCCCGGCTGATGCAGGGCGAGACGGCGCCAGCCGATCCCCTCAACAAAATCCTGCCCGATCCTCGCGCGGCGCGCGCCGCTCCCCCGCCGCAGCCGCAACAGCCGCAGTGGGACGCGCCGCTGCGCGGCTCCCTGGACGCCGCGCCGGCGGTGCAGCCCGAGCCGCGCCATTACGAAGAGGCGCATCCGCATTACGCGCAGCAGCAGGGCCATGAACATCAGGGCCATGAACATCAGGGCCATGAACATCAGGGCCAAGAACATCAGGGCTATGAGCAGCATCAGGGCTATGACGCGCATGCCTACGCCCATGGCCAGCAGCCTGATCAGCATTATGACGCGGCCTATCACGGCGGGGCCGAGGGCGGCTGGCCGGATGACGCGGAATATCTCGACTATGGCGCCGAGGAGTCGCCCGAGACGGCGCGCGGCGGCGTCGGCAAATATCTGCGTCCCTGGCATGCGGTCGCGGCGATTTCCGTTATCGCCGTCGCCAGCATCGGCTGGGGCTTTCTGCATCGCGGCGGCGCAGGCGGCTCCAAGGAGATCGCCGTCATCAACGCGCCGGAAGGCCCGGTGAAGGTAAAGCCCTCGGCCGAGACGGAGCAGGAGACCGCGAGCGACAACGGGGCGGCTGTGCTCGACCGCAAGGATTCGACGCCCGTCAAGCAGGTCGTGACGCATCAGGAGCAGGCGATCGATCCAACGGTGGCGCCGAAAGCCGTGACGCTAGGCAACGGTCCCGTCGACGCGCCGCATGAGCCGGCGCTCGGCTCGCAGCCCCATAAGGTGAAGACCGTCACCGTGCGCCCCGATGGCAGCCGTGTCGATGAGGCCAGCGTGCCGCCGGCCGTCGCCAAGAGCGCCAATCCCGTCGTCGTGCCGTTGGATCCGTTCCAGACGAAGGGCGCGACGCCGAAGCCCGAGACCAAGACCGCGACGACGCCGGCTCCGAAGCCCAAGCCGGCCCCCAAGCCGGCCCCCAAGGTCGCCGCTGTGGAGCCCCCAGCCGACGCCGGGGAGACCGCCGCCGCCGCGCCCGCGACGACGAGCGGCGGCTACGCCGTGCAGTTCGGCGCCGCCAATACGGAGGAGGAGGCCCGCACGCTTCTCAAGACCGTTTCGGCCAAGTATGGCGTGCGGCCGACGTTCAAACCCGCCAAGGTCGGCGACAAGACGGTCTATCGCGTCCGCGTCGCCGGCGTGAGCAAGGAGTCCGCCAACGCCATCTGCAACAAGGTCAAGGCGTCGGGCGGCAACTGCTTCGTCGCGGGGAACTGA
- the argS gene encoding arginine--tRNA ligase: MNIFDIFHARIASVLDRLQADGRLPALDPARFVVEPPKEAALGDLACNAAMVFAKEAKPSFANPRELAVAICYALAESEGVATAEVAGPGFINIRLKPEIFSQVLRAALSDPENFGRVEKGRAGALQGKVNVEYVSANPTGPMHVGHGRGAVFGDALANLLAFSGCEVTREYYINDAGAQVDVLARSAFMRYREALGETITIPEGLYPGDYLVPVGQALAKAHGKALLDKSEREWLPIVKNAAIDAMMDMIRDDLAALNIRHEVFFSERTLHDSSNGPSKIDAAIEWLREKGLVYEGRLPPPKGQLPDDWEDREQTLFRSTDFGDDVDRALKKSDGSPTYFAADIAYHKDKIDRGFDTLVDVWGADHGGYVKRMGAAVAALSDRKVTLDVKLCQLVKLMRNGEPVKMSKRAGDFVTLREVVDEVGLDAVRFMMLYRKNDAPLDFDLAKVIEQSKDNAVFYVQYAHARAKSAVRQALAAFPDLDVSLPALAGAKLELLTDEGELQLARVIAQYPRAIEAAAAAHEPHRVAFYLYEIASVFHAHWNRGKDQPQLRFVNAKERDLTSARVALVLSLTIVLGSGLRLLGVSAPDEMR; encoded by the coding sequence ATGAACATTTTCGACATCTTCCACGCCCGCATCGCTTCGGTCCTCGACCGGCTCCAGGCAGACGGCCGCCTGCCGGCGCTCGACCCTGCGCGCTTCGTCGTCGAGCCGCCGAAGGAAGCGGCGCTGGGCGATCTCGCCTGCAACGCCGCCATGGTCTTCGCCAAGGAGGCGAAGCCCAGTTTCGCAAATCCGCGCGAGCTGGCCGTGGCGATCTGCTACGCTTTGGCCGAATCCGAGGGCGTGGCGACGGCCGAGGTGGCGGGGCCGGGCTTCATCAACATCCGCCTGAAGCCTGAAATCTTCTCGCAGGTGCTGCGCGCCGCCTTGAGCGATCCCGAAAATTTCGGCCGTGTCGAGAAGGGCCGGGCAGGGGCGCTGCAGGGCAAGGTCAACGTCGAATACGTCTCCGCTAATCCGACTGGCCCCATGCATGTCGGCCATGGCCGCGGCGCGGTTTTCGGCGACGCGCTCGCAAATCTCCTGGCCTTTTCCGGCTGCGAGGTGACGCGCGAATATTACATCAATGACGCCGGCGCCCAGGTCGACGTCCTCGCCCGCTCCGCCTTCATGCGCTACCGCGAGGCGCTGGGCGAAACCATCACGATCCCGGAGGGGCTTTACCCCGGCGACTATCTCGTGCCTGTGGGCCAGGCGCTGGCCAAGGCGCATGGCAAGGCGCTTTTGGACAAGTCCGAGCGCGAATGGCTGCCGATCGTCAAGAACGCGGCCATTGACGCCATGATGGACATGATCCGCGACGATCTCGCCGCGCTCAACATCCGCCATGAGGTGTTCTTCTCCGAGCGCACCCTGCACGACAGCTCCAACGGCCCGTCGAAGATCGACGCGGCGATCGAGTGGCTGCGTGAGAAGGGGTTGGTCTATGAGGGCCGCCTGCCGCCGCCCAAGGGCCAGCTGCCGGACGATTGGGAGGACCGGGAGCAGACCCTGTTCCGTTCGACCGATTTCGGCGACGACGTCGACCGCGCGCTGAAGAAGTCGGACGGCTCGCCGACCTATTTCGCCGCCGACATCGCCTATCACAAGGACAAGATCGACCGCGGCTTCGATACGCTGGTCGACGTTTGGGGCGCCGATCACGGCGGCTATGTGAAGCGCATGGGCGCCGCCGTCGCCGCGCTCTCCGACAGGAAGGTCACGCTCGACGTGAAGCTTTGCCAGCTCGTCAAGCTGATGCGCAACGGCGAGCCGGTGAAGATGTCGAAGCGCGCCGGCGATTTCGTCACGCTGCGCGAGGTGGTCGATGAAGTCGGCTTGGACGCCGTGCGCTTTATGATGCTCTATCGCAAGAATGACGCGCCGCTCGATTTCGACCTCGCCAAGGTCATCGAGCAATCGAAGGACAACGCCGTCTTCTATGTGCAATACGCCCATGCGCGGGCCAAATCGGCGGTGCGCCAGGCGCTCGCGGCCTTTCCCGACCTCGACGTTTCGTTGCCGGCGCTGGCGGGCGCAAAGCTCGAGCTGCTTACGGATGAAGGTGAATTGCAGCTTGCCCGCGTGATCGCCCAATATCCGCGCGCCATAGAGGCGGCCGCCGCCGCCCATGAGCCGCATCGGGTCGCGTTTTACCTCTATGAGATCGCGAGCGTGTTCCATGCGCATTGGAACCGCGGCAAAGATCAGCCACAATTACGCTTTGTTAATGCCAAGGAGAGAGATTTAACGAGCGCCCGGGTCGCGTTGGTTTTATCCTTAACAATCGTCCTGGGGTCGGGCTTGAGGCTTCTCGGCGTGAGCGCCCCCGACGAAATGCGTTGA
- a CDS encoding Uma2 family endonuclease produces MSAEEFIAWSQTQAGRYELAGGEVFAQASERVAHAKIKGRVYMALHNAICAKGLPCHSLPDGMAIRIAADTVFEPDAQVYCGPELPPDTIVVENPIIVVEVLSPSTGKNDSLGKLAAYFRLPSVAHYLIVSPDARLIFHHARGEGETILTRIIREGSVTLDPPGLEIAFADIYGE; encoded by the coding sequence ATGAGCGCCGAAGAATTCATCGCCTGGTCGCAGACTCAGGCGGGGCGCTACGAACTCGCCGGCGGCGAGGTTTTCGCCCAGGCGTCGGAGCGCGTCGCGCATGCGAAGATCAAAGGCCGGGTCTATATGGCTCTGCACAACGCCATCTGCGCCAAGGGCCTGCCTTGCCATTCTTTGCCCGACGGCATGGCCATCCGAATTGCCGCCGATACGGTCTTCGAGCCCGATGCGCAGGTCTATTGCGGGCCGGAGCTGCCGCCCGATACGATCGTCGTCGAAAACCCCATCATCGTGGTCGAGGTCCTGTCGCCGTCGACCGGGAAGAACGATTCTCTTGGCAAGCTCGCGGCCTATTTCCGGCTGCCGAGCGTCGCGCATTACTTGATTGTCTCGCCGGATGCGCGGCTCATCTTCCACCACGCGCGCGGGGAGGGGGAGACGATCCTGACGCGGATCATCCGCGAGGGCTCGGTCACGCTCGACCCGCCGGGGCTAGAGATCGCGTTTGCGGACATCTACGGGGAGTAG
- a CDS encoding HesB/IscA family protein, whose protein sequence is MTATLSSDVALTEQAARRIAAILANEAPGAVFRVAVEGGGCSGFQYKFVVDPAPAADDALLEQDGARVAIDPASLGFLTGAKVDFVDDLMGQSFRIENPNAVSSCGCGTSFAL, encoded by the coding sequence ATGACAGCGACCCTGTCGAGCGACGTGGCGCTCACAGAACAGGCGGCGAGGCGTATTGCGGCGATTCTCGCCAATGAAGCCCCGGGCGCGGTCTTCCGCGTCGCCGTCGAGGGCGGCGGCTGCTCGGGCTTCCAATATAAATTCGTCGTGGACCCCGCGCCCGCCGCCGACGATGCGCTTTTGGAGCAGGACGGCGCCCGCGTGGCGATCGATCCAGCGTCGCTGGGCTTCCTTACGGGGGCGAAGGTCGACTTCGTGGACGATCTGATGGGACAGTCGTTCCGAATCGAGAACCCGAACGCCGTTTCATCCTGCGGCTGCGGCACCAGCTTCGCGCTTTAG
- a CDS encoding patatin-like phospholipase family protein: MAAAIGNPFGRRKIGLALSSGVARGWAHIGAINALTKLGVPFDIVAGSSAGALVGACYLAKELDELERWALSLTKRRILGYIDLHFGRGSLLSGNRIIDEVSRLLGARRVEDLQNPFVAVATDLTTGHEIWLQHGGLVDAVRASIALPGLLPPIESGNRILADGALVDPLPVAPCRALGADLVIAINLNTDVIGKMRRSETSPRTSIGFDPLVLGVHDVASARQASATRAFVQQGGDLPSLFGVLTTSLGIMQDRLTRSRLAGDPPDVHITPRVGHIGLLEFERAKEAIWEGEQSVERKRGEVIDLLRAAGIDFPV; the protein is encoded by the coding sequence ATGGCCGCGGCGATCGGCAACCCCTTCGGGCGACGCAAGATCGGCCTTGCGCTGAGCAGCGGCGTCGCGAGGGGATGGGCGCATATCGGCGCAATCAACGCGCTGACGAAGCTCGGCGTTCCGTTCGACATCGTCGCTGGATCATCCGCAGGCGCATTGGTCGGGGCCTGCTATCTCGCCAAGGAATTAGATGAGCTGGAGCGGTGGGCTTTGTCGCTCACCAAGCGACGGATTCTCGGCTACATCGACTTGCATTTCGGGCGCGGAAGCCTGCTCAGCGGCAATCGGATCATCGACGAGGTAAGCCGGCTGCTGGGCGCGCGCAGGGTCGAAGATTTGCAAAACCCGTTCGTCGCTGTCGCGACGGATCTGACGACCGGCCACGAGATTTGGCTTCAACATGGGGGGCTCGTCGACGCCGTCCGGGCTTCCATAGCGCTTCCCGGCCTTCTGCCGCCGATCGAATCGGGCAATCGCATTCTGGCGGACGGCGCGCTCGTCGATCCCTTGCCGGTCGCGCCCTGCCGCGCCTTGGGAGCGGACCTTGTGATCGCGATCAATCTCAACACTGACGTCATCGGGAAGATGCGGCGTAGCGAAACGTCGCCGCGCACGTCTATCGGCTTCGATCCGCTGGTGCTCGGCGTCCATGACGTTGCGTCGGCGCGCCAGGCGAGCGCGACCCGCGCCTTCGTCCAGCAGGGAGGCGATCTCCCGAGCCTCTTCGGCGTGTTGACCACCTCGCTCGGCATTATGCAGGACCGGCTGACGCGCTCCCGCCTCGCCGGCGATCCGCCAGACGTGCACATCACGCCGCGCGTAGGACACATCGGATTGCTCGAGTTCGAGCGCGCCAAGGAGGCGATCTGGGAGGGCGAGCAATCGGTCGAGCGCAAGCGCGGGGAGGTGATAGATTTGCTGCGCGCAGCCGGAATCGATTTCCCCGTTTGA
- the nagZ gene encoding beta-N-acetylhexosaminidase, with amino-acid sequence MRAFICGLKGLSLDADERAFLRDASPWGVILFRRNVESREQVARLTAELRDALGRHAPVLVDQEGGRVQRLNTPNWRAYPSAARFEQAGGDAAKAERLAWLGARLMAHDLREVGIDVDCLPVLDVPAESSHAIISDRAYSRDPTRAAKLGRAAAEGLMAGGVAPVMKHIPGHGRAKADSHLELPTVEASRAELEAVDFEPFKANADLPMAMSAHVVYAAIDPSAPGTQSKTVVSDIIRGLIGFDGLLMTDDLSMKALTGNFRERAERAIAAGCDMVLHCNGDLAEALPVAEGAPALAGRALERAEKALACVRAVEAFDVAAGVAAFEAAIGAGARV; translated from the coding sequence ATGCGCGCTTTCATCTGCGGCCTCAAAGGCCTCTCCCTCGACGCCGATGAGCGCGCCTTTCTGCGTGACGCCAGCCCCTGGGGCGTCATCCTCTTTCGCCGCAACGTCGAGAGCCGCGAGCAGGTCGCGCGCCTGACGGCGGAACTGCGTGACGCGCTCGGCCGTCACGCGCCGGTGCTGGTCGATCAGGAAGGCGGCCGGGTGCAGCGGCTCAATACACCGAACTGGCGCGCCTATCCGAGCGCCGCACGTTTCGAACAGGCCGGGGGCGACGCCGCGAAGGCCGAGCGCCTCGCCTGGCTAGGGGCGCGGCTGATGGCGCATGATTTGCGCGAAGTCGGCATCGACGTCGACTGCTTGCCGGTGCTGGACGTTCCAGCCGAAAGCTCTCACGCCATCATCAGCGACCGCGCCTACAGCCGCGACCCTACGCGCGCCGCGAAGCTCGGCCGCGCCGCCGCCGAGGGGCTGATGGCGGGCGGCGTCGCGCCGGTGATGAAACATATCCCCGGCCACGGCCGCGCCAAGGCCGATAGTCATTTGGAGCTGCCGACGGTCGAGGCGAGCCGCGCCGAGCTTGAGGCGGTGGACTTCGAGCCCTTCAAGGCCAACGCCGACCTGCCCATGGCGATGAGCGCCCATGTGGTCTACGCGGCGATCGACCCAAGCGCGCCCGGCACGCAGTCGAAGACCGTGGTGAGCGACATCATTCGCGGCTTGATCGGCTTCGACGGCCTGCTGATGACCGACGATCTCTCCATGAAGGCGCTGACAGGAAATTTCCGCGAACGCGCCGAGCGCGCCATTGCCGCGGGGTGCGACATGGTTCTGCATTGCAATGGCGACCTCGCCGAGGCTCTCCCGGTGGCCGAAGGCGCGCCGGCGTTGGCGGGCAGGGCGCTGGAGCGGGCGGAAAAGGCGCTTGCGTGCGTGCGTGCGGTCGAGGCCTTCGACGTCGCCGCTGGCGTTGCGGCGTTCGAGGCGGCGATAGGGGCGGGGGCGCGAGTTTGA